From Pelotomaculum schinkii, the proteins below share one genomic window:
- a CDS encoding translation initiation factor 2: MDVDFLRDRVLELEEKVEQLRLSRRVLMNLIEKIEKDKAGFLSRLERENRKLQHNNYRYAQRLLHKNRQIVELESKLQDGASQNFRK; the protein is encoded by the coding sequence ATGGATGTTGATTTCTTAAGGGATAGGGTCCTTGAGCTTGAGGAAAAAGTTGAACAGCTCAGGTTAAGCCGGAGAGTACTCATGAACTTGATTGAAAAAATTGAAAAGGATAAAGCTGGATTTTTATCCCGCCTGGAAAGGGAAAATCGTAAACTTCAACATAACAATTATCGCTATGCCCAACGGTTATTACATAAAAACAGGCAGATAGTGGAGTTGGAGTCAAAACTTCAGGATGGCGCCTCTCAAAATTTTCGCAAATAA
- the cobU gene encoding bifunctional adenosylcobinamide kinase/adenosylcobinamide-phosphate guanylyltransferase, with protein sequence MVSPFKVLIGWWIMKGKLILVLGGARSGKSELAENIASRLGGAVKYIATATIQDPEMAERVKLHQGRRPASWLTFEEPTNILGVLKDGKQGDVFLLDCATLWLTNLLLAENLPRCGAATAEKQEYILGQAQAAAETIHQGHHLIIVSSEVGLGLVPDYPLSRTFRDLAGKVNQLLASKADQVYLTIAGLPLEIKSLAEQKWSD encoded by the coding sequence ATGGTAAGCCCATTTAAAGTATTGATCGGCTGGTGGATTATGAAAGGTAAACTTATCCTGGTATTGGGAGGAGCCCGCAGCGGTAAAAGCGAGCTGGCTGAGAACATAGCTTCACGGCTTGGGGGGGCTGTTAAATATATTGCCACTGCCACAATACAAGACCCGGAAATGGCTGAAAGGGTCAAACTGCACCAGGGACGAAGGCCTGCGTCCTGGCTCACGTTCGAAGAACCGACAAATATCCTTGGGGTTTTAAAAGATGGAAAGCAGGGCGATGTGTTTCTTCTGGACTGCGCCACCCTTTGGCTTACCAATCTTCTTTTGGCAGAAAACCTGCCACGCTGCGGAGCTGCGACTGCTGAAAAGCAGGAATATATCCTTGGGCAGGCTCAAGCCGCAGCCGAAACGATTCACCAGGGCCACCACCTGATTATCGTTTCAAGCGAAGTCGGGTTGGGCCTGGTTCCGGACTATCCCTTAAGCAGGACGTTCCGGGATCTGGCAGGAAAGGTCAATCAGCTTCTGGCCTCAAAGGCGGACCAGGTCTACTTAACAATAGCCGGGCTTCCTCTGGAGATAAAGTCGCTGGCAGAGCAAAAATGGAGTGATTGA
- the cobS gene encoding adenosylcobinamide-GDP ribazoletransferase has translation MKSILLAFYQLTRLPLPNVDFDEKACGRSTLYFPAVGLFLGGLLASLAWGAGFLFPAGIKAALIVVGMVVLTGGMHLDGFMDSVDGLFSGRPRERKLEIMRDSRVGAFGVIGVICLLLLKYNLLLELPDGVLFKVLLVLPAISRWGMAIAVIAFPYARPDGLGKVYAVQSGSRELAGSTIITAVAVALILGLQGAWLVALAAFAAWLAGKKIVKELGGLTGDTYGFINELLEVVLLLAAYPILRWTCGFHSVF, from the coding sequence TTGAAAAGTATCCTTTTAGCTTTTTATCAGTTAACAAGACTGCCCCTGCCAAATGTAGATTTTGACGAAAAAGCTTGCGGCCGGTCCACCCTTTATTTCCCTGCCGTGGGATTGTTTTTAGGAGGCCTGTTGGCCTCTCTGGCATGGGGGGCAGGATTTTTATTCCCTGCGGGGATCAAGGCTGCACTGATTGTCGTTGGTATGGTTGTCCTGACCGGCGGCATGCACCTGGACGGCTTTATGGACAGTGTTGACGGCCTTTTTAGCGGGCGGCCGCGGGAAAGAAAGCTTGAGATTATGCGGGACAGCAGGGTAGGAGCTTTTGGCGTTATCGGAGTAATATGCCTGCTGTTATTGAAATACAACCTCTTGCTCGAGCTTCCGGACGGTGTTTTATTTAAAGTCCTGCTGGTCCTTCCTGCGATAAGCAGGTGGGGCATGGCCATTGCTGTTATAGCCTTTCCTTATGCCAGACCGGATGGGCTCGGAAAAGTTTATGCCGTACAGTCAGGCAGCAGGGAGCTGGCAGGCTCAACCATTATTACCGCTGTTGCGGTCGCATTGATTCTAGGGCTGCAGGGGGCCTGGCTGGTGGCGCTGGCGGCTTTTGCCGCCTGGTTGGCAGGCAAAAAGATTGTCAAGGAGTTGGGCGGGTTAACCGGTGACACCTACGGGTTTATCAATGAACTGCTTGAGGTGGTCCTGCTCCTGGCAGCTTACCCCATACTCCGGTGGACCTGCGGCTTTCATTCTGTTTTCTAG
- the cobD gene encoding threonine-phosphate decarboxylase CobD, which translates to MPLEHTHGGNLNKAARKYGLPVKDITDFSANINPLGPSRKALSAISKNLDLISAYPDPDCTELKSELAKYLGIKEERLLMGNGAAELVYLLVRVLRCRRALIPVPTFCEYALAVLCQGGEVLELPMPEENGFRLPVDEIIASLPDADLLFLCNPNNPTGRLTGRKTILTILEKACLHGVMVLIDEAFMDFVPRRELFSVIKMAGQQPNLAVLYSMTKFFGIPGLRLGAIAGPGELLSRMSAARDPWNVNVLAQVAGVAGLMDYQHMRDTCRIVNCEKKFLFGQLASLPGVQPLPAAANFILADVAGSGFTSFELTELLGRQGVLVRECSDFNGLAGRFLRLAVKTRPENEKLLLALKAIVQGENK; encoded by the coding sequence TTGCCTCTGGAACACACACACGGCGGAAACCTGAATAAAGCCGCCCGTAAGTACGGTCTGCCGGTCAAAGACATTACGGATTTCAGCGCCAATATCAATCCTCTTGGACCCTCCCGCAAGGCGCTTTCAGCCATATCGAAAAACCTTGACCTGATTTCCGCCTACCCGGATCCGGACTGCACTGAACTCAAGTCTGAACTGGCAAAATATCTGGGGATAAAAGAAGAAAGGCTGCTGATGGGTAACGGGGCAGCTGAACTGGTTTACCTGCTAGTCCGCGTGCTGAGGTGCAGGAGGGCGCTTATCCCGGTACCGACTTTTTGTGAATATGCCCTTGCGGTCTTGTGCCAGGGGGGTGAAGTGCTTGAACTGCCCATGCCCGAAGAAAACGGCTTCAGGCTTCCGGTTGACGAGATCATCGCCTCATTGCCTGACGCAGACCTCCTTTTTCTGTGCAACCCCAATAACCCCACCGGGCGGTTAACCGGCCGCAAAACAATCCTGACCATTCTTGAAAAAGCGTGTTTGCACGGTGTTATGGTCCTCATAGATGAAGCGTTTATGGATTTTGTCCCCAGGCGGGAGCTTTTTTCTGTTATCAAAATGGCCGGACAACAACCCAACCTGGCGGTCCTTTACTCCATGACCAAATTCTTTGGCATCCCCGGTCTGCGCTTGGGGGCGATAGCCGGGCCCGGGGAACTGCTGTCCCGCATGAGCGCCGCCAGGGACCCCTGGAATGTTAATGTACTGGCCCAGGTTGCCGGCGTAGCCGGCTTGATGGATTACCAACACATGCGGGATACCTGCCGAATAGTGAACTGTGAAAAGAAATTTCTTTTCGGACAGCTTGCCTCACTGCCCGGTGTTCAACCACTGCCCGCAGCCGCTAATTTTATCCTGGCAGATGTTGCCGGCAGCGGGTTCACTTCATTTGAATTAACCGAACTGCTGGGCAGGCAGGGGGTGCTGGTCAGGGAATGCTCTGATTTTAACGGGCTGGCCGGTCGTTTTTTGCGACTGGCAGTAAAAACTCGCCCGGAAAACGAGAAGCTGTTGCTGGCTCTTAAAGCAATAGTACAGGGAGAGAATAAATGA
- a CDS encoding LL-diaminopimelate aminotransferase, whose protein sequence is MDIARRMQSLSSGVFNEMEIRKKTVEARGVEVINLGVGSPDQPPAPHIVEALRKAVSDPKNYSYSLGGTPRLHKALSGWYKKRFHVDLDPDREILVLMGSQDGLAHLAMAYVNPGDLALVPDPGYPIYSFSIQMAEGNIYPLPLLAKNRFLPDLSQIPEEIAAKAKMMWLNYPNNPVAVSADWEFFGQVVEFARKYDILVCHDVAYAELAYDGFKPMSFLEVPGAKEVGVEFYSLSKTYNMAGCRVGFAVGNEKAISNLALVKSNIDYGVFFAVQEAAVAALTGPQECVKENARTYQRRRDVLVDGLAKLGWQIPKPNASMFLWAPIPRGYTSSSHFAADLLERAGIIVIPGIAFGEMGEGYVRIALVKDEIVLAEAVQRIGQNFNFL, encoded by the coding sequence ATGGACATAGCAAGGAGAATGCAAAGCCTGTCTTCAGGTGTTTTTAACGAGATGGAAATACGCAAAAAAACTGTTGAGGCCAGAGGCGTAGAGGTTATCAACCTTGGAGTGGGTAGTCCCGACCAACCCCCTGCGCCCCACATCGTTGAGGCTCTCCGCAAGGCAGTCAGCGACCCGAAAAATTATTCTTATTCTCTGGGTGGGACACCCCGCCTGCATAAGGCCTTATCTGGTTGGTATAAAAAACGTTTTCATGTAGACCTTGACCCTGACCGCGAGATCCTGGTGCTGATGGGTTCCCAGGATGGCCTCGCTCATTTGGCCATGGCTTATGTTAACCCGGGAGATCTGGCCCTGGTACCCGACCCTGGATACCCAATTTACAGCTTCAGCATTCAGATGGCAGAGGGAAACATTTATCCTCTTCCCCTCCTGGCAAAAAACCGGTTCCTGCCTGATCTTTCCCAAATTCCGGAGGAAATTGCCGCCAAGGCCAAAATGATGTGGCTTAATTACCCCAATAACCCGGTTGCCGTTTCAGCTGATTGGGAATTTTTTGGACAAGTGGTAGAGTTTGCGCGCAAATATGACATCCTCGTCTGCCATGACGTGGCCTACGCCGAACTGGCTTACGACGGGTTTAAACCGATGAGCTTTTTGGAAGTCCCCGGCGCAAAGGAAGTGGGGGTTGAGTTCTACTCACTTTCCAAGACCTACAATATGGCTGGCTGCAGGGTCGGCTTTGCCGTAGGCAATGAAAAGGCCATATCCAATCTGGCCCTGGTCAAATCCAACATTGATTACGGAGTGTTTTTTGCGGTCCAGGAAGCTGCTGTAGCAGCCCTGACCGGTCCACAGGAATGCGTCAAAGAGAATGCGCGTACCTATCAGAGGCGCCGCGATGTGCTTGTTGACGGACTGGCCAAGTTGGGTTGGCAGATTCCCAAGCCCAACGCGTCCATGTTTTTATGGGCGCCAATTCCACGCGGGTATACTTCCTCCAGCCATTTTGCCGCCGACCTGCTGGAAAGAGCCGGCATAATTGTTATTCCCGGTATCGCTTTCGGTGAGATGGGAGAGGGTTACGTCAGGATTGCCCTGGTCAAAGACGAAATCGTGCTGGCTGAGGCAGTACAGAGGATTGGTCAAAATTTTAATTTCCTTTAG
- the cobC gene encoding alpha-ribazole phosphatase, which translates to MSCRVYLIRHGETEWNNTMKFQGVTDIPLSERGRRQAVSLGKRLAALKLDAFYASDLVRARETATIISSRHGMSIVTVPALRELNFGAWEGLTIAEIKELFAGEIEQWWENPFSIRIPGGETYNELIERSVNAIKEIIARHSDGRIAVVSHGGPIRSIVGSVLEMDLGKYWRLGLHNGSLSILDFTGWEYGILTLFNDCSHLAGNNAGSSY; encoded by the coding sequence ATGAGCTGCCGTGTGTACTTAATCAGACATGGGGAAACAGAGTGGAATAACACCATGAAGTTCCAGGGAGTGACCGACATACCGTTGTCGGAGCGTGGCCGCCGGCAGGCGGTTAGCCTGGGTAAACGGCTGGCGGCACTGAAGCTTGACGCGTTTTATGCCAGCGACCTGGTCAGAGCGCGTGAAACAGCAACAATTATCTCCAGCCGGCACGGCATGTCCATTGTGACTGTCCCCGCACTAAGAGAGCTGAATTTTGGAGCCTGGGAAGGGTTAACCATTGCAGAAATAAAAGAGCTTTTTGCCGGTGAAATAGAACAATGGTGGGAAAACCCGTTTTCAATCAGGATCCCGGGCGGTGAAACCTACAATGAATTGATTGAAAGGTCCGTTAACGCCATCAAGGAGATTATAGCGCGGCACAGCGACGGCCGGATAGCGGTAGTGTCCCACGGGGGTCCAATCAGAAGCATCGTGGGCAGCGTTCTGGAAATGGATTTGGGTAAATACTGGCGGCTGGGACTTCATAACGGGTCTTTGAGTATCCTTGACTTCACCGGTTGGGAGTACGGAATTCTTACGCTTTTCAACGACTGCTCCCATTTAGCCGGCAACAATGCCGGCAGTTCTTATTAG
- a CDS encoding PHP domain-containing protein: protein MEVDLHVHTNYSDGTESPDEVTAKAKAMGLGAIAITDHDTLEGIEPAIIAGRQHNLEIIPGIELGSQYQGQDVHILGYLVDAQDRELLARLSSIRSDRELRMENMVKKLQDLGFPINLDRVRAIAGIGSLGRPHLAAAMVETGRVKTMSEAFELYIGHGRPAYVPRARLTPAEAIHLIRACGGVAVLAHPGLLSDQAPLEELIDQLIKAGIAGLEAHHPAHDRELAGYYERLALRKGLIATGGSDYHGPERYAESRLGLVAVPYGVIEALKAKRACAS, encoded by the coding sequence ATGGAGGTTGACCTGCATGTCCATACCAATTATTCAGACGGCACGGAGAGTCCGGATGAAGTCACAGCAAAAGCAAAAGCAATGGGCCTGGGCGCAATAGCCATTACAGACCATGACACGCTGGAAGGAATTGAGCCTGCTATAATAGCCGGGAGACAGCATAACCTTGAAATTATCCCTGGTATTGAGCTTGGCTCGCAGTATCAAGGTCAGGACGTTCATATATTAGGATACCTGGTCGATGCGCAAGACCGGGAGTTACTGGCAAGGCTTTCGTCAATCCGTAGTGACCGGGAGCTGCGCATGGAAAACATGGTGAAAAAACTGCAGGATTTAGGCTTTCCGATTAACCTGGACCGGGTCCGGGCTATCGCAGGCATTGGTTCGTTGGGCCGTCCCCACCTTGCCGCAGCCATGGTGGAAACAGGTAGGGTAAAGACTATGTCCGAGGCTTTTGAACTTTATATAGGGCACGGGCGACCGGCTTACGTACCCCGCGCCAGACTCACTCCGGCAGAGGCGATCCATCTGATCCGCGCTTGCGGAGGGGTTGCTGTCCTGGCTCACCCCGGCCTGCTCAGCGATCAAGCGCCGCTAGAAGAGTTGATAGATCAGCTGATAAAAGCAGGAATCGCCGGTCTGGAGGCCCATCATCCGGCGCACGACAGGGAGCTGGCCGGTTATTATGAGCGACTGGCCCTCAGAAAAGGCTTAATTGCCACGGGCGGTTCGGACTACCACGGTCCGGAGCGCTATGCCGAAAGCAGACTGGGTTTGGTTGCTGTGCCTTACGGAGTAATTGAGGCTTTAAAAGCAAAAAGAGCGTGCGCTTCTTAA
- a CDS encoding cobyrinate a,c-diamide synthase — MSSIPRLLIAGTHSGVGKTTLSTAIMASLNKRGLNVQPFKVGPDYIDPGYHNAVTGRVCRNLDWWMLGEETLRELFIRSAADADISIIEGVMGLYDGIGATANSSSAHVAKILETPVILVLDARSMARSAAAVVLGYQQMDPAVNIRGVILNRVSSLRHYRILKEAIESNCRIPVVGYVYRQPDIQLPERHLGLLPTTEKSRLPEHLTAMQQAVEEGIDFAHLIALAGETVNLPKPGRRVFPDMPGERRVRLGLVQDRGFNFYYQDALDLLTAFGAELAPCSPLSGQGLPADLHGLYIGGGFPEMFLEELSRNTLFQKDLKAAVTSGMPVYAECGGLMYLTTSIVDFNNRKYPAAGLIDGCCRMGQKRAGLGYVTAKALDDNIICSRGVSLRGHEFHYSTLELGREYQRAYRLAKWGEQTAWQDGVITANILASYVHLHFAGCPDTARRLIESCEKYKNSW, encoded by the coding sequence ATGTCAAGCATACCCAGGCTGCTGATTGCCGGCACCCATAGCGGGGTAGGGAAAACCACCTTATCCACAGCTATCATGGCCTCGCTAAATAAGCGTGGTTTAAACGTACAACCCTTTAAAGTGGGTCCCGACTATATTGACCCTGGATATCATAACGCTGTCACCGGCCGTGTGTGCCGCAACCTGGACTGGTGGATGCTGGGTGAAGAAACGTTGCGGGAACTTTTCATTCGCTCAGCGGCAGACGCCGATATATCCATTATCGAGGGAGTGATGGGACTATATGACGGGATCGGCGCGACTGCTAACAGCAGTTCCGCCCATGTGGCCAAAATCCTTGAGACCCCGGTAATTTTGGTCCTTGACGCCCGTTCCATGGCGCGCAGCGCCGCCGCGGTTGTTTTGGGCTATCAACAGATGGACCCCGCTGTCAACATCCGTGGCGTCATCCTTAACCGCGTATCCAGCCTGAGGCACTACCGGATATTAAAAGAAGCAATCGAGTCTAACTGTCGGATCCCTGTTGTCGGCTATGTTTACCGTCAACCGGATATTCAGCTCCCGGAAAGACACCTGGGGCTTTTGCCAACCACGGAAAAATCAAGATTGCCGGAACACTTGACAGCAATGCAGCAAGCTGTGGAGGAAGGGATCGATTTTGCACATCTAATCGCCCTGGCGGGGGAAACAGTAAACTTGCCGAAACCTGGCAGGCGTGTTTTCCCGGATATGCCTGGAGAGCGCCGGGTAAGGCTGGGTCTGGTGCAGGATCGGGGTTTTAATTTTTATTACCAGGACGCCCTTGACCTGCTCACAGCATTTGGCGCTGAACTGGCGCCGTGCAGTCCACTGAGCGGGCAAGGACTGCCTGCCGACCTGCATGGCCTCTATATAGGGGGAGGCTTCCCGGAAATGTTTCTTGAAGAACTGTCCCGCAACACCCTCTTCCAGAAAGACCTGAAAGCCGCGGTCACCTCCGGCATGCCCGTATATGCTGAGTGCGGCGGCTTAATGTACCTGACCACATCCATTGTGGACTTTAACAACCGCAAGTACCCCGCGGCAGGCCTTATTGACGGCTGCTGCAGGATGGGGCAAAAGCGGGCAGGTCTTGGTTACGTCACCGCTAAAGCCCTGGATGACAACATCATATGCAGCCGGGGCGTTTCTTTGCGCGGCCATGAGTTTCACTATTCGACGTTGGAGCTTGGACGGGAATATCAAAGAGCCTACCGGCTGGCCAAATGGGGAGAGCAAACTGCCTGGCAGGACGGAGTAATAACTGCGAATATTCTGGCATCCTACGTTCATCTGCATTTTGCCGGCTGTCCAGATACGGCCAGAAGACTGATCGAGAGCTGTGAAAAATATAAGAACTCCTGGTAG
- a CDS encoding cobyric acid synthase — MSAKTIMIQGTASHVGKSVLVAALCRIFKQDGYRVAPFKSQNMALNSFVTRDGGEMGRAQVVQAEAAGLEPSVDMNPILLKPTGHASSQVVVLGKPVGNLSAMGYHTDYAPKALAIIEGALNRLLAANDMVVIEGAGSPAEVNLQEHEIVNMRIARMAQAPVLLVADIDKGGALASVVGTLELIAPDDRARVRGIIINKFRGDISLFQPAVKFLEEKTGKPVIGVVPYFQGFRVQEEDTIPEDRSRAELVEEQGWVDIAVVNLPHISNFTDFDPLEDEPDVRLRYVSKGSNLDEPDLIILPGSKNTIGDLAFLNRSGLAAQIVEFYRRGTPVIGICGGFQMLGRELNDPLHTESEIPRLDGLGLLDTSTTFAPEKITTQVEAEVAGSGLFLCETSDNRINGYEIHMGRTELAPDVRPAFTILVRSGEKVFFPDGAVSPDGLVFGTYIHGIFDSDSFRRRLINTLRRRKGLEPLQASDTLLVHEQRERDFDKLAAVVRSSLAMEKIYGLLGMEGPICHG; from the coding sequence ATGTCGGCCAAAACGATCATGATTCAGGGAACAGCTTCACACGTAGGCAAGAGCGTTCTGGTTGCTGCGCTTTGCCGCATTTTTAAACAGGACGGTTACCGTGTCGCCCCTTTTAAGTCACAGAACATGGCCCTGAATTCCTTTGTCACCAGAGACGGCGGTGAAATGGGGCGGGCTCAGGTGGTGCAGGCCGAAGCTGCGGGTCTGGAGCCTTCTGTTGACATGAACCCGATTCTGCTCAAACCTACCGGACACGCATCGTCCCAGGTGGTGGTCCTGGGCAAGCCGGTGGGCAACCTGTCCGCCATGGGTTACCATACGGATTACGCGCCTAAAGCCCTGGCAATAATCGAAGGAGCTCTGAACCGGCTGCTTGCGGCAAATGACATGGTGGTGATCGAAGGCGCCGGAAGCCCGGCTGAAGTCAATCTTCAGGAGCACGAAATTGTCAACATGCGTATCGCCAGGATGGCGCAAGCCCCGGTTTTGCTCGTAGCCGATATTGATAAAGGGGGAGCCCTGGCCTCAGTAGTAGGCACCCTGGAACTGATAGCTCCCGACGACCGCGCGCGTGTACGCGGAATTATTATCAACAAATTCCGCGGTGATATCAGCCTCTTTCAACCCGCGGTGAAATTTTTGGAAGAGAAAACCGGTAAACCGGTAATCGGGGTGGTCCCTTATTTTCAGGGGTTCAGGGTCCAGGAGGAGGATACCATACCTGAGGATAGAAGCCGTGCCGAACTGGTCGAAGAACAGGGCTGGGTTGATATAGCGGTTGTTAATCTACCGCACATCTCCAATTTCACGGACTTTGACCCGCTGGAGGACGAGCCTGACGTCAGGCTCCGGTACGTAAGCAAGGGAAGCAACCTGGATGAACCGGATTTAATCATCCTGCCGGGCAGCAAGAATACCATCGGCGACCTGGCATTCCTGAACCGTTCCGGATTAGCGGCGCAGATCGTTGAGTTTTACCGTAGGGGAACCCCTGTCATCGGCATCTGCGGGGGGTTTCAGATGCTGGGCAGGGAACTAAATGACCCTCTGCATACCGAGTCTGAAATTCCACGCCTAGACGGGCTTGGGCTCCTGGACACTTCAACTACTTTTGCTCCGGAAAAAATCACCACCCAGGTGGAGGCTGAAGTTGCCGGTTCCGGGCTTTTTCTTTGCGAAACCTCAGACAACAGGATTAACGGTTACGAGATCCATATGGGCAGAACCGAACTGGCTCCGGACGTGAGGCCCGCCTTTACCATACTGGTACGCTCAGGAGAAAAGGTTTTCTTTCCAGACGGAGCCGTAAGCCCGGACGGCCTTGTTTTCGGCACTTATATCCACGGTATCTTTGACAGTGATTCCTTCCGCAGGCGCCTGATTAACACTCTGCGCAGGAGAAAAGGGCTTGAACCCCTGCAGGCCTCCGATACCCTTTTGGTCCACGAACAGAGGGAGAGAGATTTTGACAAGCTGGCAGCTGTTGTCCGGAGCAGTCTGGCTATGGAAAAGATCTATGGCCTGCTTGGCATGGAGGGACCTATCTGCCATGGGTAA
- the cbiB gene encoding adenosylcobinamide-phosphate synthase CbiB, whose protein sequence is MPINAGLFIFAAYLLDLVLGDPHGWPHPVVLIGKVISSLEAGVRRFFRSPTALLVCGALVAVIVAGGSWLVTACLVRWSYAINYWFGSVLTVWIIYTTIAAKSLAAAACDVYNSLQKGNLAEARRKVGWIVGRDTEQMDAADVTRATVETVAENIVDGIVSPVFYALLGGAPLAMAYRAINTLDSMLGYKNERYINFGKASARLDDIANYIPARITGFLILAASWLLGMNTKGAISSMLRDSSSHPSPNSGIPEAAVAGSLEIRLGGLNYYQGSPSFRAYMGEDLAPLKPFHILQTVKIMYVTATLTAGLGLAGWYLLT, encoded by the coding sequence ATGCCTATAAACGCCGGACTTTTTATATTTGCCGCCTACCTGTTGGACCTGGTTTTGGGAGACCCGCATGGTTGGCCCCACCCGGTGGTTTTAATCGGCAAGGTCATCTCCAGCCTGGAAGCTGGGGTGCGGCGTTTTTTCAGGAGTCCCACGGCTCTGCTGGTATGCGGCGCTCTGGTGGCGGTCATAGTTGCCGGGGGCAGCTGGCTGGTAACCGCCTGCCTGGTCAGGTGGTCCTATGCAATAAACTACTGGTTTGGCTCTGTCCTTACCGTTTGGATTATTTACACCACAATCGCAGCCAAAAGTCTGGCCGCGGCAGCCTGTGATGTTTACAACTCTTTACAAAAGGGCAATTTGGCCGAAGCCCGCCGCAAGGTGGGATGGATTGTCGGACGGGACACAGAGCAAATGGATGCCGCTGACGTCACCAGGGCCACGGTTGAAACCGTCGCCGAGAATATTGTTGACGGAATTGTTTCACCCGTTTTTTATGCCCTGCTGGGCGGCGCTCCACTGGCTATGGCTTACCGGGCGATCAATACCCTGGACTCGATGCTGGGCTATAAAAACGAACGTTATATAAATTTTGGCAAAGCCTCCGCCCGCCTTGACGATATAGCCAATTATATCCCGGCAAGAATCACCGGCTTTCTGATCCTGGCAGCTTCCTGGCTGCTCGGGATGAACACCAAAGGAGCAATTTCGTCGATGCTCAGAGACTCTTCCAGTCACCCCAGCCCCAACAGCGGTATCCCCGAGGCTGCCGTTGCCGGCTCACTGGAGATAAGATTGGGCGGACTGAATTACTACCAGGGCAGCCCTTCTTTCAGGGCCTACATGGGGGAGGATTTGGCTCCTCTCAAACCGTTTCATATTCTGCAAACCGTCAAGATTATGTACGTAACAGCAACTTTAACAGCAGGTCTGGGCCTTGCGGGCTGGTACCTGCTGACATAG
- a CDS encoding DUF3842 family protein encodes MRIAVIDGQGGGIGKHLTERLRRELPENIEFLALGTNALATSVMLRAGANEGATGENAVLYNSLRVDIIVGPISILFPNAMLGELTPKMAEAIASSPARKVLLPLSRSGIDIVGLKAEPLPHLIEELVKKVKDIIT; translated from the coding sequence GTGCGAATAGCCGTGATTGACGGGCAGGGCGGAGGTATAGGCAAACACCTTACTGAAAGACTGCGCCGGGAATTACCTGAAAATATTGAGTTTTTGGCCCTCGGAACCAATGCTCTGGCCACTTCCGTGATGTTGCGGGCAGGCGCCAACGAAGGAGCAACCGGCGAAAATGCCGTGCTCTACAATTCCTTACGGGTTGACATCATTGTCGGGCCAATCAGCATTCTTTTTCCAAATGCCATGCTGGGTGAGTTGACTCCCAAAATGGCGGAAGCCATTGCTTCCAGTCCCGCCCGCAAGGTGCTCCTGCCGCTTAGCCGCTCCGGCATTGATATTGTCGGCTTAAAGGCTGAGCCGTTACCGCACCTGATCGAAGAATTGGTTAAAAAGGTAAAGGATATTATTACATGA